A single genomic interval of Nostoc commune NIES-4072 harbors:
- the metK gene encoding methionine adenosyltransferase, translating to MSRRYLFTSESVTEGHPDKICDQISDTILDALLTQDPSSRVAAEVVVNTGLVLITGEITTKANVNFVNLARQKIAEIGYTNADNGFSANSTSVLLALDEQSPDIAQGVNTAQETRQQDSDEQFDKIGAGDQGIMFGFASNETPELMPLPISLAHRIARRLAAVRKTGELSYLRPDGKTQVTVVYEDGRPVGIDTILISTQHTASIGEITDEAAVQAKIKQDLWSAVVEPVFGDIEIKPNQETRFLVNPTGKFVVGGPQGDSGLTGRKIIVDTYGGYSRHGGGAFSGKDPTKVDRSAAYAARYVAKNIVAAGLAEKVEIQLSYAIGVARPTSILVDTFGTGKVDEETLLELINQHFELRPAGIIHAFNLRNLPSERGGRFYQDVAAYGHFGRADLELPWEQTDKAELLKQAANELLSAVVAQALT from the coding sequence TTGTCTCGTCGATATCTATTTACCTCGGAGTCAGTCACCGAAGGTCATCCAGATAAAATCTGCGATCAGATTTCTGATACCATTCTGGATGCCCTACTGACACAAGACCCCAGCAGCCGTGTTGCAGCTGAAGTAGTAGTTAATACTGGTTTGGTGCTAATCACTGGTGAAATAACCACCAAAGCCAATGTGAATTTCGTCAATCTTGCCCGTCAGAAAATTGCCGAAATTGGCTATACCAATGCCGATAATGGGTTTTCTGCTAACAGCACCAGCGTTCTGCTGGCTTTAGACGAACAATCACCTGATATTGCTCAAGGCGTTAACACCGCTCAAGAAACGCGCCAGCAGGATAGTGATGAACAATTTGACAAAATTGGCGCGGGCGATCAAGGTATAATGTTCGGTTTTGCTAGCAACGAAACACCAGAACTGATGCCCTTACCCATCAGTCTCGCCCACCGCATTGCTCGCCGATTGGCAGCAGTCCGCAAAACAGGTGAATTGTCATACCTGCGTCCTGACGGTAAAACCCAAGTAACTGTGGTCTACGAAGATGGACGCCCAGTAGGTATTGATACTATTCTAATTTCCACCCAACATACAGCCAGTATTGGGGAAATCACGGATGAGGCGGCGGTACAAGCCAAAATTAAACAAGACCTCTGGTCAGCAGTGGTCGAACCTGTTTTTGGTGACATTGAAATTAAGCCTAATCAGGAAACACGTTTTTTAGTTAACCCCACTGGCAAATTTGTCGTTGGTGGCCCTCAGGGAGACTCTGGTCTGACAGGACGGAAAATAATAGTTGACACCTACGGTGGTTACTCACGGCATGGTGGCGGCGCTTTTTCTGGTAAAGACCCCACCAAGGTAGACCGCTCTGCTGCTTATGCTGCTCGTTATGTGGCGAAAAATATTGTCGCTGCTGGGTTGGCAGAAAAAGTTGAAATTCAACTATCCTATGCCATTGGCGTAGCGCGACCAACAAGCATTCTGGTTGATACCTTTGGCACCGGTAAAGTGGATGAAGAAACTTTACTGGAATTAATCAACCAGCACTTTGAACTCCGTCCGGCGGGGATTATTCATGCCTTCAACTTACGTAACCTACCAAGTGAAAGAGGCGGACGTTTTTATCAGGACGTCGCGGCTTACGGTCATTTTGGGCGGGCTGATTTAGAGTTGCCTTGGGAACAGACCGATAAAGCCGAGTTGTTGAAGCAAGCAGCAAATGAGTTGCTTTCGGCAGTAGTTGCTCAAGCACTAACTTAG